A single genomic interval of Chthoniobacterales bacterium harbors:
- the grpE gene encoding nucleotide exchange factor GrpE, producing MINVPFPYTPETDEPVAPTSEPTLKIDYTAIEIPPPKKTIPVRRTAQQTRLVRLENSLNADISKPPEIIPSPIKKTPHAPEPEPSGDISETIHKLVKSVGSISLATQENQRQYAAIATSLEKQSGALPKLEALQKHLDHSHKVETANQRLFDVMHSELKGYKDNFLFDALQKPVIRDLLALFDDLCGQGRRIGRFLKENAMEPDSAVNWSTELQSSQDNINNTVFFIIEVLNRLDVIMMEGDNTVLDLKLHKVVGVEPTSDLAEKNQVVRVVRPGFIWKDRVLRPTEVIIKKYTAPEADVA from the coding sequence GTGATCAACGTTCCCTTTCCCTACACCCCGGAAACGGACGAACCAGTCGCGCCAACTTCGGAACCAACCCTGAAAATCGATTACACCGCGATTGAGATTCCGCCGCCGAAGAAAACGATCCCGGTTCGCCGCACGGCGCAGCAAACCCGGCTCGTGCGCCTCGAAAACAGCCTGAACGCCGACATTTCCAAACCGCCGGAAATCATTCCATCTCCGATCAAAAAAACGCCGCACGCACCGGAGCCGGAGCCGAGTGGAGATATTTCCGAGACGATTCATAAACTGGTAAAAAGCGTGGGATCGATCAGCCTCGCGACCCAGGAAAACCAGCGTCAATACGCCGCCATTGCCACTTCGCTGGAGAAACAATCAGGGGCGCTGCCGAAACTGGAGGCGCTCCAAAAACACCTCGACCACAGTCACAAAGTCGAGACGGCCAACCAGCGTCTTTTCGACGTAATGCACAGCGAGTTGAAGGGGTACAAGGACAATTTCCTCTTCGACGCCCTGCAAAAACCCGTCATTCGCGACCTGCTTGCGCTCTTCGACGACCTCTGCGGGCAAGGTCGGCGCATCGGGCGTTTTCTAAAGGAGAATGCGATGGAACCCGACTCAGCGGTGAACTGGAGCACCGAGTTGCAGTCGTCCCAGGACAACATCAACAACACCGTTTTCTTCATCATCGAAGTCCTTAATCGTCTCGACGTCATCATGATGGAGGGCGACAACACCGTCCTCGACCTGAAGCTGCACAAGGTCGTCGGCGTCGAGCCCACGAGCGATCTGGCGGAGAAAAATCAGGTCGTCCGCGTCGTGCGCCCCGGTTTCATCTGGAAAGATCGCGTTTTGCGCCCGACTGAGGTCATTATCAAAAAATACACCGCGCCGGAAGCCGACGTCGCCTAA
- the cobA gene encoding uroporphyrinogen-III C-methyltransferase, which produces MSKSKKTTGHCFLVGAGPGDLGLVTLRAKEAVELGDVLIYDYLCNPAMLLWAKPDAEKIYVGKKAGAHTLTQDEINELLVKKTAAGLQVVRLKGGDPFIFGRGGEEALALAGAKLSFEIVPGVSSAIAAPAYAGIPLTHRGLATQVTFFTGHEDPAKTESSLDFMELARLKGTKVMLMGVERLSIITGKFLENGASPETPVTLIRWGTTPRQETLSGTLADIAELAEKANFQAPAVAVFGEVAKLRNELQWYDNRPLYGKRIVVTRSRKQAGVLTKSLTDLGADVIEIPTIRTEPPTNLREFAEMVRDAHTYDWLIFTSPNAVEAFFEMFYRIYRDAREIGGTRIAAVGPATAKKITEYHLKVDVQPDEFVPEAIVDALRKEGDIENLRVLIPRAEVTREILATMLTKLGAIVDETIAYRTVPETEDTSGALARFDAGEADLITFTSSSTVENFLALRPKLPKTLKTASIGPQTTQTLRKAGIVPDMEAVKHDVPGLVTVILRELGQARSSR; this is translated from the coding sequence ATGAGCAAATCCAAAAAAACTACTGGTCATTGTTTCCTCGTCGGCGCCGGACCGGGCGATCTGGGGCTGGTGACATTGCGAGCGAAGGAGGCGGTCGAACTCGGCGATGTGCTGATTTACGACTACCTCTGCAACCCGGCGATGCTCCTTTGGGCGAAGCCGGACGCGGAGAAAATCTACGTCGGCAAAAAAGCCGGAGCGCACACGCTGACTCAGGATGAAATCAATGAATTGCTCGTCAAAAAGACGGCGGCCGGACTGCAAGTAGTGCGGTTGAAGGGTGGCGATCCTTTCATTTTTGGCCGGGGAGGGGAGGAGGCGCTGGCGCTGGCCGGTGCGAAATTGTCCTTCGAGATCGTGCCCGGAGTCAGCTCGGCGATCGCCGCACCAGCTTACGCAGGCATCCCGCTGACACATCGCGGACTGGCCACGCAGGTGACGTTTTTTACGGGTCACGAGGACCCGGCGAAAACGGAGTCGAGTCTGGACTTTATGGAACTCGCCCGGCTGAAAGGGACCAAAGTCATGCTCATGGGAGTCGAACGGCTCAGCATTATCACAGGGAAATTTCTCGAAAATGGCGCGTCGCCAGAGACTCCAGTGACGCTGATTCGCTGGGGCACGACGCCGCGCCAGGAGACGCTTTCCGGCACTTTGGCCGACATCGCGGAACTGGCGGAAAAGGCGAATTTCCAGGCTCCGGCGGTCGCTGTTTTTGGCGAAGTCGCGAAACTGCGAAACGAGTTGCAGTGGTATGACAACCGCCCGCTTTACGGCAAGCGCATCGTCGTCACCCGCAGTCGCAAACAGGCCGGAGTCCTCACGAAAAGCCTCACCGACCTCGGCGCTGACGTCATCGAAATCCCCACAATTCGCACGGAGCCGCCGACGAATCTCCGGGAGTTTGCCGAGATGGTTCGCGACGCGCACACTTACGACTGGCTGATTTTCACGAGTCCGAACGCAGTCGAGGCGTTCTTTGAAATGTTTTACCGCATCTATCGGGATGCCCGGGAAATCGGCGGCACGCGCATTGCGGCGGTCGGCCCGGCCACGGCCAAAAAAATCACCGAATATCACCTCAAAGTGGACGTGCAACCGGATGAATTTGTCCCGGAAGCCATCGTTGATGCCCTGCGGAAAGAGGGCGACATCGAAAATTTGCGCGTCCTCATTCCACGAGCCGAAGTGACCCGGGAAATCCTGGCCACCATGCTGACCAAGCTCGGCGCGATCGTGGACGAGACCATCGCCTACCGGACCGTTCCGGAAACGGAGGACACCTCGGGTGCGCTGGCGAGGTTCGATGCGGGGGAGGCGGATTTGATCACCTTCACCAGTTCCTCGACCGTGGAAAACTTCCTCGCGCTGCGTCCGAAGCTTCCCAAGACTCTCAAAACTGCAAGCATCGGGCCGCAGACCACGCAAACTTTGCGAAAAGCGGGGATCGTTCCAGACATGGAGGCGGTGAAGCACGACGTGCCGGGTTTGGTCACCGTCATCCTGCGAGAGCTGGGCCAGGCGCGTTCTTCTCGATAG
- a CDS encoding RluA family pseudouridine synthase, with protein MPAPFTVAQPGPLLASLFEAWPAEKKKQIRTWLKHQAVIVNDRPISQFDHALKPGDVVGIRGDRFAIPKTTVGAGIKIYFEDAHILVIDKPSNLLSIASEAEPEKTAYFQLTEYLRQGQAKAKERVWIVHRLDRETSGLMIFAKTPQAKETLQSNWDQAEKKYEAVAENRMKLDSGTFDSHLDETNPYKVHSAPESDVTRYAVTHFRVLARTTWRTLVELTLGTGRRHQIRVHLSDAGHPIIGDNKYGAVSDPAKRLGLHATSLRFPHPVTGKEMHFTSPLPKALANLF; from the coding sequence ATGCCCGCCCCGTTTACCGTTGCCCAGCCCGGCCCGCTTCTGGCCAGTTTGTTTGAAGCCTGGCCGGCGGAAAAAAAGAAGCAAATCCGCACGTGGCTGAAGCATCAAGCCGTGATCGTGAATGACCGGCCGATCAGCCAGTTTGATCACGCTCTCAAGCCCGGCGATGTCGTCGGCATTCGCGGAGATCGGTTTGCTATTCCGAAGACGACCGTCGGTGCGGGCATCAAGATTTACTTCGAGGACGCGCACATTCTCGTGATCGACAAACCGTCCAATCTCCTGAGCATCGCCAGCGAGGCGGAACCGGAAAAAACGGCTTACTTTCAGCTCACCGAGTATCTCCGCCAAGGGCAAGCGAAGGCGAAGGAACGCGTCTGGATTGTTCATCGACTCGACCGCGAGACTTCGGGCCTGATGATTTTCGCCAAGACGCCGCAGGCCAAGGAGACATTGCAATCCAACTGGGATCAGGCCGAAAAAAAATACGAGGCCGTCGCCGAGAATCGCATGAAACTCGACTCTGGCACGTTCGACAGCCATCTCGACGAGACGAATCCCTACAAGGTCCACAGCGCGCCGGAGAGCGATGTCACGCGCTATGCGGTCACGCATTTTCGCGTGCTCGCCCGCACGACCTGGCGGACTTTGGTCGAACTCACCCTCGGCACCGGACGCCGCCACCAGATTCGCGTCCATCTTTCCGACGCCGGGCATCCGATCATCGGCGACAACAAATATGGAGCCGTCAGCGATCCCGCGAAACGACTCGGACTCCACGCCACCTCGCTGCGTTTCCCCCACCCCGTTACAGGCAAGGAAATGCACTTCACCTCGCCGTTGCCAAAGGCGCTGGCGAATCTATTCTAA
- a CDS encoding peptidoglycan-binding domain-containing protein gives MKKYLPLLLLPFFSVSCLADEQTRQVQAALSEAGFYYGTADGQMGEETRAALRRFQIRNGLDVSGSMTPETLAALKLKKKETRSVASEDEAQVAATAKNPDAFLAPQSRRPAPTPPPRSPVRESFADTDLAESTSRDQSATLLNAQRKLLQLGYYKSAPNGLSGPETETALLRFQHAMHLRLTGTLDSDTREALFDTPPPVPTKPFRASKNRPPGTVLRGVWVQ, from the coding sequence ATGAAAAAATATCTCCCTCTCTTGCTGCTCCCGTTTTTTTCCGTCAGTTGCCTGGCAGACGAGCAGACGCGCCAGGTGCAGGCGGCCTTGAGCGAGGCGGGTTTCTATTATGGCACTGCCGACGGCCAGATGGGCGAGGAGACGCGCGCCGCGCTGCGTCGGTTTCAGATTCGCAATGGGCTCGACGTGAGCGGCTCGATGACGCCTGAGACCCTGGCAGCGCTTAAGTTAAAGAAAAAAGAAACCCGCAGCGTCGCCTCCGAGGACGAGGCGCAGGTCGCGGCCACGGCGAAAAATCCCGATGCTTTTCTTGCGCCACAAAGCCGCCGTCCGGCTCCCACTCCGCCGCCCCGCTCACCGGTGCGCGAGTCTTTTGCCGACACCGATCTGGCGGAATCCACGTCGCGGGATCAATCCGCGACCCTGCTCAACGCCCAGCGCAAGCTCCTGCAACTCGGCTATTACAAATCCGCCCCAAATGGATTGTCCGGACCTGAGACGGAGACGGCGCTGCTCCGTTTCCAGCACGCGATGCATCTGCGGCTTACCGGCACGCTCGACTCCGACACGCGCGAGGCGCTCTTCGACACGCCGCCGCCGGTGCCGACAAAACCGTTTCGTGCGTCGAAAAATCGTCCGCCGGGCACGGTTTTACGCGGAGTCTGGGTGCAGTGA
- a CDS encoding TIM-barrel domain-containing protein — MKLKTTPSILLAGALFIHAVGALAQVPTGINDAGQLVEIASVETPGFTFAKLQSGVQIRVGGLTKNILFYGPGIVRVNANPGKADTTQPSLTIMTQPAAVPFETKDTANTLTISSEKLHVLADKKTGALTFQRPDGTVITREKSAEVKEVTISDAPTYEVRQTFTLTPDESLYGLGQYNQRYMDYRGKEVLLVQTNIGIVIPLLVSTNRYGILWDIYSKSIFKDNASGASFWAESAPAGVDYYFIAGQDMDGVIAGYRQLTGKAPMFAKSAFGLWMSKERYKTQDRLIEVVREFRKQQIPLDNIVQDWQYWGGHIGARDDWKAPWDDKWSGMIWDKERFPDPVALTKTLHDELHVKLMNSIWPSIGNGTELAHELDAKGLRFEPLHWITKQARIYDAFSAEGREIYFKHVKKGLLDVGVDALWMDGTEVEVGSACHDAAKVEADIKSLGKNALGDFTRYLNPYSLETTKGVYEGQRANGNKRVLTLTRSSWAGQQRYAALPWSGDTTSSWQTFRDQIAGGINVAFAGHPYWTQDTGGFFVPGNWRKGRETTPEYNELFARWNQFGAFNPIYRIHGADIEREPYVFKDADPEVFQSLIATNHLRYRLLPYIYSLAWMSTAQDYTMMRGLPMDFPDDKAARKLDDEFMFGPAFLVHPVTRAMVRVPTPPPGTIPAAVFRTPDGKPGIEVQYFEGRNFEKPAGKIIEAKVDHTWPGPPLAEPPAGLKSCDNFSARWEATITMPEDGEYEIGAEGDDGVRVWLDGKLTVDDWGTHAMRWKGQKLTFRKGQQVALKIDYNQGSGDRGLRLGWRTPSELKDPTGKKVADAQETYLPSGADWYDFWTNVRHPGGQTVKQSVPLDRMPLFVRAGSIVPFGPVVQYATEKPDAPYEVRVYPGANATFTLYEDDNETYDYEKGRRDTCTLSWNDAERTLTIGERKGSFPGMISTRTLNIVLAAPDQNAGITAAPQAVKSITYTGKPIAVKF, encoded by the coding sequence ATGAAACTCAAAACTACTCCATCCATTCTCCTCGCTGGTGCCTTGTTCATTCATGCCGTTGGTGCCCTCGCGCAAGTGCCGACGGGAATCAATGACGCCGGACAGCTTGTAGAAATTGCCAGCGTGGAGACGCCCGGATTCACTTTTGCCAAACTCCAAAGCGGCGTCCAAATCCGCGTCGGTGGCCTGACCAAAAACATCCTCTTTTACGGACCCGGCATCGTCCGCGTGAATGCCAACCCCGGCAAGGCAGACACCACTCAGCCGAGTCTCACGATTATGACGCAGCCCGCTGCTGTGCCGTTTGAAACCAAAGATACCGCCAATACGCTGACGATTTCCTCGGAAAAGCTGCACGTGCTGGCGGACAAGAAAACCGGTGCGCTAACCTTTCAACGACCCGACGGAACGGTCATCACACGCGAGAAATCAGCGGAAGTTAAGGAGGTCACCATCTCCGACGCTCCGACTTATGAAGTGCGGCAGACGTTCACGCTCACGCCCGATGAATCACTCTACGGTCTCGGCCAATATAATCAGCGCTACATGGATTATCGCGGCAAGGAAGTGTTGCTCGTGCAGACCAATATCGGTATCGTCATCCCGCTGCTCGTCTCCACGAACCGCTACGGCATCCTCTGGGACATTTATTCCAAGAGCATCTTCAAAGACAACGCTTCCGGCGCATCGTTCTGGGCCGAGAGCGCACCCGCTGGCGTGGATTATTACTTCATCGCCGGGCAGGACATGGATGGCGTGATCGCGGGCTACCGCCAGCTCACCGGCAAGGCACCGATGTTTGCAAAATCCGCCTTCGGCCTCTGGATGAGCAAGGAGCGCTACAAAACGCAGGATCGGCTGATCGAAGTGGTGCGCGAATTTCGCAAGCAGCAGATACCCCTCGATAACATCGTGCAGGATTGGCAATACTGGGGCGGCCACATCGGCGCGAGAGATGATTGGAAGGCTCCTTGGGACGACAAGTGGAGCGGCATGATCTGGGACAAGGAACGCTTTCCCGATCCCGTCGCGCTGACGAAAACGCTACACGACGAGCTGCATGTGAAGCTCATGAACTCGATCTGGCCGTCCATCGGAAACGGCACCGAGCTGGCGCACGAACTCGACGCGAAAGGGTTGCGCTTCGAGCCGCTGCACTGGATCACGAAGCAGGCACGCATCTACGATGCGTTCAGCGCCGAGGGCCGTGAGATTTATTTCAAGCACGTCAAAAAAGGTCTGCTCGATGTCGGCGTGGACGCGCTCTGGATGGACGGCACCGAGGTCGAGGTGGGCAGTGCCTGCCACGACGCGGCCAAGGTCGAGGCGGATATTAAAAGCCTCGGGAAAAACGCTCTGGGTGACTTCACCCGCTACCTGAATCCTTACAGTCTGGAAACTACCAAGGGCGTCTATGAGGGCCAGCGAGCGAACGGCAACAAGCGCGTGCTCACCCTCACGCGTTCGTCGTGGGCGGGCCAGCAGCGCTACGCGGCGCTCCCGTGGTCGGGCGATACCACTTCAAGCTGGCAGACATTTCGCGATCAAATTGCTGGCGGCATCAACGTCGCATTCGCGGGTCACCCGTATTGGACTCAGGACACGGGCGGCTTTTTCGTCCCGGGCAACTGGCGCAAAGGCCGCGAAACCACGCCTGAATACAACGAACTCTTCGCCCGCTGGAACCAGTTCGGCGCGTTCAACCCGATCTACCGCATCCACGGCGCCGACATCGAGCGCGAGCCGTATGTTTTCAAGGACGCCGACCCGGAGGTCTTCCAGTCGCTCATCGCCACCAATCATCTGCGCTACCGCCTGCTGCCCTACATTTACAGCCTCGCCTGGATGAGCACCGCGCAGGATTACACCATGATGCGCGGTCTGCCGATGGACTTTCCAGATGACAAAGCGGCGCGCAAGCTCGACGACGAGTTCATGTTTGGTCCTGCCTTTCTCGTGCATCCGGTGACGCGCGCAATGGTTCGCGTGCCGACTCCTCCGCCGGGCACAATTCCAGCCGCAGTCTTTCGTACGCCCGACGGCAAGCCCGGCATTGAGGTGCAATACTTCGAGGGCAGGAATTTTGAAAAACCCGCAGGCAAGATCATCGAGGCGAAAGTGGATCACACCTGGCCCGGGCCGCCGCTGGCCGAACCGCCCGCCGGACTGAAAAGCTGCGACAATTTCTCCGCTCGTTGGGAGGCGACCATCACCATGCCGGAGGATGGCGAATACGAGATCGGCGCGGAGGGCGACGATGGCGTGCGAGTGTGGCTCGACGGCAAGCTCACCGTGGACGATTGGGGCACGCATGCAATGCGGTGGAAAGGGCAGAAGCTCACATTTCGCAAAGGGCAGCAGGTCGCCCTAAAGATCGACTACAATCAAGGCAGCGGAGATCGCGGTTTGCGCCTCGGATGGCGGACACCAAGCGAACTAAAAGACCCGACGGGCAAGAAAGTGGCCGATGCGCAGGAAACCTACCTGCCATCGGGCGCGGACTGGTATGACTTCTGGACGAACGTGCGCCACCCCGGCGGCCAGACTGTGAAGCAATCAGTGCCGCTCGACCGGATGCCGTTGTTCGTCCGAGCCGGTTCCATCGTGCCCTTTGGCCCTGTCGTGCAATACGCCACAGAAAAGCCGGACGCTCCTTATGAAGTGCGGGTGTATCCCGGTGCTAACGCAACGTTCACCCTCTACGAGGACGACAACGAAACCTACGACTATGAGAAGGGGCGTCGCGACACCTGCACACTCTCGTGGAATGATGCGGAGCGCACCCTCACCATTGGAGAACGCAAGGGCTCTTTCCCCGGCATGATCTCCACGCGCACGCTGAACATCGTGCTAGCCGCGCCAGACCAGAACGCGGGCATTACCGCCGCTCCGCAGGCTGTGAAATCCATCACTTACACAGGCAAGCCGATCGCGGTGAAATTCTGA
- a CDS encoding glycosyltransferase family 4 protein, which yields MKIAFYSYAFYPLVGGIESVSMVLATEFARLGHEVRVITTTPAAVELDSNLPFPVLRNPSRNELSATIRWSDVYFQNNISLPALWPALVFHKPWVVAHQTWLRAVDGHVDLAARLKLITTRLASASVSISQAMADQFSTKQELIGNSYDATVFREISGISRDRDFIFVGRLVSDKGVDTLLDAFALHVQKHPESHLTVVGGGDDEPVLREQTTRLGLQERVEFAGVKRGEELTRLLNQHRVLVVPSRWEEPYGIVALEGLACGCLVVGSERGGLKDAIGPGGLTFPNGDVAALAAALEKSLVTTRDEAAVRAHLERQSPASVAQAYLEIFQRVARQS from the coding sequence GTGAAAATCGCGTTTTACTCGTATGCCTTTTACCCGTTGGTCGGCGGCATCGAATCTGTCTCGATGGTTCTGGCGACGGAATTTGCCCGGCTCGGGCACGAGGTTCGGGTGATCACGACGACGCCGGCGGCGGTCGAGTTGGATTCAAATCTGCCGTTTCCAGTGCTGCGGAATCCCTCGCGAAATGAACTCAGCGCCACGATTCGCTGGAGCGACGTTTACTTTCAAAACAACATCAGCCTGCCCGCGCTCTGGCCCGCACTCGTTTTCCACAAACCTTGGGTCGTGGCGCATCAGACCTGGCTGCGAGCGGTTGATGGACACGTCGATCTGGCGGCGCGGCTCAAGCTGATAACCACCCGACTCGCCTCGGCCTCGGTCTCGATCAGCCAGGCGATGGCGGATCAATTTTCGACGAAACAGGAACTGATCGGAAACTCCTACGACGCCACGGTTTTTCGCGAGATCAGCGGCATTTCGCGAGATCGGGATTTCATTTTTGTGGGCCGCCTGGTCTCGGACAAAGGCGTCGATACGCTGCTCGATGCGTTTGCGTTGCACGTCCAAAAACATCCGGAGTCGCATTTGACTGTCGTCGGCGGCGGCGATGACGAGCCGGTTTTGCGCGAACAAACCACGCGGCTGGGACTTCAGGAACGCGTCGAGTTTGCCGGCGTGAAACGCGGCGAGGAATTGACCCGGCTGCTGAACCAGCATCGCGTGCTCGTCGTCCCATCGCGCTGGGAGGAGCCGTATGGAATCGTCGCTCTGGAGGGGCTGGCCTGTGGTTGTTTGGTTGTCGGATCGGAGCGCGGCGGGCTCAAAGACGCGATCGGACCGGGTGGCCTGACGTTTCCCAATGGCGACGTGGCCGCGCTGGCGGCGGCGTTGGAGAAATCGCTGGTCACGACCCGCGACGAGGCTGCGGTGCGGGCGCACTTGGAGCGCCAGTCGCCCGCCTCGGTGGCGCAGGCGTATCTCGAAATCTTCCAACGGGTTGCCCGCCAGTCGTAA
- a CDS encoding proteasome subunit alpha encodes MSDSAQFSGSGISGDFPEVLQRYGVTSLPSLSLHGKEFTQTQATTILAIKYAGGVLIAGDRRATAGNVVVYDRADKVLEIDRFSVMAIAGVPATAWEMARVLEHSFHFYRRTQLQEMSVDGKVRTLSKLLRDNLGLALQGVGVVVPIFAVYDKDATPGERLYFYDVMGAQFEVADFAVSGSGSPAVRAVLNYENRWGKKPLADRNEKEAISLALRALETAAETDTATGGFDRRANILPILKTVTKLGVQTVADNVLTPLYKKGLA; translated from the coding sequence ATGTCTGACTCCGCCCAGTTTTCCGGTAGCGGCATTTCGGGCGATTTCCCGGAGGTGTTGCAGCGTTATGGAGTCACGTCGCTGCCCTCACTTTCGTTGCATGGAAAAGAATTTACCCAGACGCAGGCTACGACCATTCTCGCCATCAAATACGCGGGCGGCGTCCTTATCGCCGGTGATCGCCGCGCGACTGCCGGAAATGTGGTCGTCTATGATCGCGCCGATAAGGTTCTGGAGATCGACCGTTTCTCCGTCATGGCCATCGCGGGTGTCCCGGCGACGGCTTGGGAAATGGCGCGGGTGCTGGAGCATTCGTTTCACTTCTATCGGCGCACGCAGCTTCAGGAAATGAGCGTCGATGGCAAGGTCCGCACGCTCTCGAAATTGCTCCGCGACAACCTCGGGCTCGCTCTGCAAGGCGTCGGCGTCGTGGTGCCGATTTTCGCCGTCTATGATAAGGATGCAACTCCGGGCGAGCGCCTCTATTTTTACGACGTGATGGGTGCGCAATTCGAGGTCGCCGATTTTGCGGTCAGCGGCTCGGGGTCACCCGCCGTTCGTGCCGTGCTGAATTACGAGAATCGCTGGGGCAAAAAACCGCTCGCCGACCGCAACGAAAAGGAAGCGATCTCACTGGCCCTCCGCGCCTTGGAAACGGCCGCCGAAACGGACACTGCGACCGGTGGATTCGACCGGCGTGCGAACATTCTGCCCATTCTAAAAACCGTCACCAAACTCGGCGTGCAGACGGTCGCTGATAACGTTCTAACTCCGCTCTACAAGAAAGGCCTCGCATGA
- a CDS encoding D-alanyl-D-alanine carboxypeptidase family protein — protein sequence MLVRLFRTFIALAILWSATGQTQAELTSVPLRSFSATNTRDNAPKVSARSALVIDARTGTILYEKNSTFHQPAASMQKLLTALVIIRDGDLSRTVTIQETDTLCEPSKVYLQAGETYTRMALLEALLVHSGNDCARALARDNAGSLPAFAVKMNQLARELGAVNSHFLNPNGLPAEGQYSCARDIAIIARTAYSNPVVRRITSMKTLDFRRPGRGIVTYRNTNKLLVTYPLCNGLKTGYTELAGFCLASSGRSALRDSIVVVMHCTKAGVWSDSYRLLSWSLGI from the coding sequence ATGCTTGTCCGGCTTTTTCGCACTTTCATCGCCCTCGCCATTCTGTGGTCGGCCACCGGCCAGACGCAGGCGGAGCTGACCTCGGTGCCGCTGCGCTCATTTTCCGCGACCAACACCCGCGACAACGCCCCGAAGGTTTCCGCCCGCAGCGCGCTGGTGATCGACGCCCGCACCGGGACGATTCTTTACGAGAAAAACTCCACCTTTCACCAACCCGCCGCGAGCATGCAAAAACTGCTCACCGCGCTCGTTATCATCCGCGATGGCGACCTTTCGCGCACGGTCACGATTCAGGAAACGGACACCCTTTGCGAGCCGAGCAAGGTCTATCTGCAAGCCGGGGAAACCTACACGCGCATGGCATTGCTCGAGGCGCTGCTCGTCCACAGCGGCAACGATTGCGCCCGCGCCCTAGCTCGTGACAACGCGGGTTCGCTCCCGGCGTTTGCGGTAAAAATGAACCAGCTCGCCCGCGAACTCGGCGCGGTTAATTCCCATTTTCTGAACCCCAACGGACTCCCTGCCGAGGGCCAGTATTCCTGCGCCCGCGACATCGCGATCATCGCCCGCACCGCCTACAGCAACCCCGTGGTCCGGCGTATCACCTCGATGAAAACGCTCGATTTCCGACGCCCCGGACGCGGCATTGTTACTTACAGAAACACCAACAAACTCCTCGTCACCTACCCGCTCTGCAACGGGCTGAAAACGGGTTACACCGAACTCGCCGGCTTCTGCCTCGCCTCCAGTGGACGCAGTGCGCTGCGCGATTCCATCGTGGTCGTCATGCACTGCACCAAGGCCGGAGTTTGGTCCGATTCTTATCGCCTGCTCTCCTGGAGTCTGGGAATCTAG
- a CDS encoding ubiquitin-like protein UBact encodes MPDRLQKPLVPMPGGPNHPSDQGPKSPTAPRPDTQELLKRMRKVDPEQSKRYRQRTGQ; translated from the coding sequence ATGCCAGACCGATTGCAAAAGCCGTTGGTTCCCATGCCGGGCGGCCCAAATCATCCCTCCGACCAAGGCCCGAAATCGCCGACCGCGCCGCGTCCCGACACTCAGGAGTTGCTCAAGCGCATGCGCAAAGTGGACCCCGAGCAATCGAAGCGTTACCGCCAGCGCACCGGGCAATAA